The segment GAGCTTCGGCTTCCATCTGCTCGTAGCGGTCGAGGCGGGCCTTGCTTTTGGCTTGGCGGGCTTTGGGCGAACTGCGTACCCATTCGAGTTCGGACTGCATGCGCTTAGCGAGCTTCGCCTGCTGTTGCCCTTGGGACTCGAGACGCTTAGCCTTGGTTTCGAGATAGGTGGAGTAGTTGCCCTTGTAGGGGTAGAGGTGGCCGCGGTCGACTTCGCAGATCCACTCGGCTACGTTGTCGAGGAAGTAGCGGTCGTGGGTAACGGCGAGCACGGCACCTTCGTAGGTGTGGAGGAAATGCTCGAGCCAGAGTACCGATTCGGCATCGAGATGGTTCGTCGGCTCGTCGAGCAGGAGCAAATCGGGCGCTTCGAGCAGCAGACGGCAGAGCGCCACACGGCGGCGTTCGCCGCCCGAGAGCTGCTTGACCGGTGAGTCGGGATCGGGGCATTGGAGCGCATCCATCGCTTGAGTGAGCTGGCTATCGAGATCCCATGCATCGGCCGCGTCGATCTCGGTTTGAAGCTCGCCCATTTCGGCCATGAGCGCATCGAAGTCGGCATCGGGCGAGGCCATCTCCTCGCCGATCTGGTTGAAGCGCTCGATTTTCGCGAGGATGTCGCCGAATGCCTGGCGGATGTTCTCGATGACGGTCTTATCCTCATCGAGCGGCGGCTCCTGTTGGAGAATGCCCACCGTATAGCCGGGTGTGAGGCGCGCCTCGCCGTTCGTGACGTCTTCAAGCCCGGCCATGAGCTTGAGCAACGTCGATTTGCCCATGCCGTTCGGACCGACGACGCCGATCTTCGCGCCGGGATAGAACGAGAGCGATACGTCGTCGAGAATGACTTTGTCGCCGTGCGCCTTGCGCGCCTGATACATTGTGTAGATGAATTCTGCCATGGTGTACTTTCTTGCTCGGAGTTGCGGTGCGTGGGTATTGTCTCATGAGTGGGGTTGCGGCGCGCTGAGCATTTCGTGTGGATTATCCGTCTGTGCCTACAGGCGATTGAGAAGCGGATCGGCCGGGGCGGGTTGTTCCCGGCGAAACGGACGTGTCGGCTTTATCTGCGCCGCTAGTGGCAGCGCTCGCAATCGTAGATGTCGGCGTGATGGCAGCTCTGGCACGCTTCGGGGGCCATCTCGGATGCGTTGGCGGATCCGTGCATCGTATGGCAGGCGGTACAGTCGATCTTGGAATGGCTCTCGTTCTCCGGCAATGCATGGGGGTTGATGGTTG is part of the Raoultibacter phocaeensis genome and harbors:
- the ettA gene encoding energy-dependent translational throttle protein EttA — encoded protein: MAEFIYTMYQARKAHGDKVILDDVSLSFYPGAKIGVVGPNGMGKSTLLKLMAGLEDVTNGEARLTPGYTVGILQQEPPLDEDKTVIENIRQAFGDILAKIERFNQIGEEMASPDADFDALMAEMGELQTEIDAADAWDLDSQLTQAMDALQCPDPDSPVKQLSGGERRRVALCRLLLEAPDLLLLDEPTNHLDAESVLWLEHFLHTYEGAVLAVTHDRYFLDNVAEWICEVDRGHLYPYKGNYSTYLETKAKRLESQGQQQAKLAKRMQSELEWVRSSPKARQAKSKARLDRYEQMEAEARAAKKLDFAEIQIPVGPRLGSKVIVAEHLHKAFGDRVLIDDLSFTLPRNGIVGVIGPNGVGKTTLFKTIVGLEELSGGNLEIGETVKIAYVDQNREGIDPNKSLWEVVSDGNDYMMVGDTEIPSRAYVASFGFKGSDQQKKAGVLSGGERNRLNLALTLKQGGNLLLLDEPTNDLDVETLSSLEEALLNFPGCSVVVSHDRWFLDRIATHILAWEGTDENPGTWYWFEGNFEAYQENRIARLGPDASKPHRIHRKLTRD